From the Streptococcus sanguinis genome, the window CTTCCAGTGTCCGCATTTTCCCATCGTCCAGACCAAAGCGCAGACGCAAGACGTTTTCTTCGCGGTCTGTCAGCGTATCCAAGACCTCATCCAGCTGCTCACGAAGGACAACACGAGTAGTATAGTCGACTGGATTTTCAATCACTTCATCTTCGATAAAGTCACCCAGATGACTGTCGTCTTCCTCACCGATAGGGGTCTCCAGCGACACTGGCTCCTGGGCAATCTTGAGAATCTCACGAACCTTGTCAGGTGTCATATCCATACGCTCAGCGATTTGCTCAGGCGTAGGATCTTGACCTAATTCCTGCAAGAGATTGCGTTGCTCGCGGACTAGCTTGTTAATAGTTTCCACCATGTGGACTGGAATCCGAATAGTCCGAGCTTGGTCAGCAATCGCACGGGTAATGGCCTGACGAATCCACCAAGTCGCATACGTTGAAAACTTAAATCCTTTGGTGTAGTCAAACTTATCAACGGCTTTCATCAGCCCCATGTTCCCTTCTTGAATCAAATCAAGGAACTGCATGCCACGGCCAACATAGCGCTTAGCAATGGAAACAACCAGACGAAGATTGGCCTCAGCCAGACGCTGCTTGGCTTCCAAGTCTCCCTGCTCTACCAAGATAGCCAGCTCCTGCTCTTCTTCATTGCTGAGAAGGGGCACAACCCCGATTTCTTTCAGATACATGCGGACTGGGTCATTGACCTTGGCTGAATTGCTGCCCAAGAGCTCTTCATCTGTCAGCTCCGCTTCTTCCTCTTCAGTATTCAAGACGCGCGCGCTGGGATTTCCTTCCTTATCTGTAATTGAGATGCCAGCATCCTGGATGCGCTG encodes:
- the rpoD gene encoding RNA polymerase sigma factor RpoD; this translates as MATKQKEVTTLDVQIAEFIRNHKQTGVATDDEINDQLVIPFTLDADGIEDLLQRIQDAGISITDKEGNPSARVLNTEEEEAELTDEELLGSNSAKVNDPVRMYLKEIGVVPLLSNEEEQELAILVEQGDLEAKQRLAEANLRLVVSIAKRYVGRGMQFLDLIQEGNMGLMKAVDKFDYTKGFKFSTYATWWIRQAITRAIADQARTIRIPVHMVETINKLVREQRNLLQELGQDPTPEQIAERMDMTPDKVREILKIAQEPVSLETPIGEEDDSHLGDFIEDEVIENPVDYTTRVVLREQLDEVLDTLTDREENVLRLRFGLDDGKMRTLEDVGKVFNVTRERIRQIEAKALRKLRHPSRSKPLRDFIED